A single genomic interval of Helicoverpa armigera isolate CAAS_96S chromosome 22, ASM3070526v1, whole genome shotgun sequence harbors:
- the LOC110370887 gene encoding pupal cuticle protein has product MKSMIVVACLALACGAHASGWAGPPANIALSQDGRNILDTPEVAQARAAHLAALSQASQNNPNPQDDGSYDPRWDNEEYWQGAEQNKWNAAPAGQWNGAQAHNQWNAAPAHNQWNAAPAAPAWNAAGPAPAPVAETPEVAQARAAHLAALSAAKAAPAPQQWNAAPAHNQWNAAPAHNQWNAPSQWNGAPSWQSGQAQHQPANIRLANDGSGILDTPEVAAARAAHLAAHAQVAHAAPAHAPQQHW; this is encoded by the exons atgaaatccATG ATTGTTGTTGCTTGCTTGGCGTTGGCGTGCGGCGCTCACGCGTCCGGATGGGCTGGCCCTCCCGCCAACATCGCGCTGTCACAAGACGGCCGCAACATCCTCGACACCCCCGAGGTAGCACAGGCGCGTGCTGCCCACCTCGCCGCGCTCTCGCAGGCTAGCCAGAACAACCCCAACCCCCAGGACGATGGCTCATACGACCCCCGTTGGGACAACGAAGAGTACTGGCAGGGCGCTGAACAGAACAAGTGGAACGCTGCCCCCGCCGGCCAGTGGAACGGTGCTCAGGCTCACAACCAGTGGAACGCCGCCCCCGCTCACAACCAGTGGAACGCTGctcccgccgcgcccgcctggAACGCCGCTGGCCCCGCCCCCGCTCCCGTTGCCGAAACCCCTGAAGTAGCCCAGGCTCGTGCCGCCCACCTCGCCGCCCTCAGCGCCGCCAAGGCCGCCCCTGCTCCTCAGCAGTGGAACGCTGCCCCCGCTCACAACCAATGGAACGCCGCCCCCGCCCACAACCAGTGGAACGCTCCCTCCCAGTGGAACGGCGCTCCCTCATGGCAGTCCGGCCAGGCCCAGCACCAGCCCGCCAACATCAGGCTAGCCAACGACGGCTCCGGCATCCTGGACACGCCCGAGGtggccgccgcccgcgccgctcaCCTGGCCGCGCACGCGCAGGTGGCGCAcgccgcgcccgcgcacgcTCCCCAGCAGCACTGGTGA